The DNA segment TTGCCAGTAAAGGCTAAAGAAGCCGCTGCCAAAGCCGAAGGCGCCGCAGATAGTGAAGCCGAAAAGTTTGGTCAGGCAGTGTTTCCCAAAGTGATACTGGTTGCCGAAGAAAACAGCAAAGTCAACTTTGTCACCATGATCGGTTCGCAAGAGAGCGCACAGGCAGAAGGTCAAATCACTCTCGCCAATGCCGCTATCGAGTTGCACCTGGAAGCTGGAGCCAATGTCTCGGTAGCTGAAGTAAGCAATATGGGCGAAGAAGTATTCCTCGTCAATCGCATCAAAGCCTTTATCGGCAAAGACGCCACTCTTGATTACACCACAGCAGGACTGGGCGCCAAACAAATCAAAGCTGACATCGAGACTATCCTCACCGCACCAGGCGCTACTGCTCGCGTCAATGGCGTAGTACTGGGCGATAGCGATGAGCACTTTGCTTACAACACCATTGCCGACCACACCGCTACTGATACCAATAGCAATATCGTCTTTAGAGTGGCCCTCAAAGATGAGTCCACATCAATCTATCAAGGCATCATCAAAGTCGAAAAAATCGCTCAACGCACTGACTCCTATCAGTCCAACAAAAACTTGTTGCTCGGTACTGAAGCCAGAGCCGATAGCATCCCCAAATTAGAAATCCTCGCTGATGACGTCAAATGCTCACACGGAGCCACTGTCGGACCAGTCGACAAAGAACAACTCTTTTATCTCAACAGCCGTGGTTTGACTCTCATCCAGGCTGAAGAAATGATCGTTACTGGATTTTTCCAACAAGTACTGGACACCATACCGATTACTGGTGTCGCCCAGTGGATGTCAAAACTGGTAGCCGACAAAATACGCGGCACCAAAGCTGAAGCGAGCGACTAGGTTGTAACCATGCCGGACTTTGTCAAAGTAGCCGATGTAAGCGATGTAAAAGCATCAACTGTCAAAGTATATGATGTCAAAAAAACTCGCATAGCTCTCTGCAATGTCTCCGGTAGCTTTTACGCCATAAAAGACGTCTGCACCCACGACGATGGACCGCTGGGTGATGGCGAGCTTGAGGGTTGTGAGATCGAGTGTCCGCGCCACGGTGCTCGCTTTGATGTGACTACCGGCAAAGCCATGTGTTTACCGGCGGTGTTGCCTGTGCCGACTTATCCTGTCGAGGTAAGAGGCAACGAGATATTTGTCTCAGTATGAGTTGTTGAGGCAAGAGCACAGATAATCCGACAGCAACAAAGCCTAAATTCCCCATCCAAGTAATTGAGCGCTAAAAATAAAGTGACAATAGTAAAGGAAGCCATGTCCAGTCTAGATATCAGCAAAATACGCAAAGAATTTCCCATCCTTAGAAGGGAAATCGACGGAAAACGTCTCGTCTATCTAGACAACGCCGCGACATCACAAAAGCCACTGAGAGTAATCGATAGTCTCAGCAACTTTTACGCAAGACACAATGCTAATATCCACCGCGGTATCCACACACTCTCCGAAGAATCAACCAATCTATACGAAGGTGCCAGAGAGAGCATCAAGCAATTTATTGGTGCACAGCATTCTTGCGAAGTGATTTTTACCCGCAACGCCACCGAATCTATCAACCTGGTAGCGCAAAGCTGGGGCAGACAAAATGTACTGCCTGGCGACGAAATTGTGCTCTCACCAATGGAGCACCACAGCAATCTAGTACCGTGGCAAGTACTGGCTGCCGAGCGCGAAGCCAAGCTAGTGTTTTTGGAATTAGACGAGCACGGTCAAATCGACATGGACAGTGCCCGCAAATTGATAGGCCCCAAGACCAAACTGGTCACCTTTACACAGATGTCCAATGTACTGGGCACGATCACACCAGCTAGAGAGCTGGCCGATCTTGCTCACAAGTTTGGCGCCATAGTCCTGATTGACGGCGCACAAGGTGTGCCGCACCTGGCTACATCAGTGCAAGAGCTTGGCTGTGACTTTTATGTCTTTAGCCTGCATAAGATGCTCGGACCAACCGGAGTCGGCGTACTCTGGGGCAAAAAAGAATTGCTCAATGCCATGCCACCATATATGTATGGCGGCGATATGATCTCGAGTGTGGCTCGCGAAAAATCTCGCTACAATGAGCTGCCCTGGAAGTTTGAAGCAGGCACACCAAATATCGCTGACGTCATCGCCAGTGGTGTGGCAGTGGAATACCTCAAAGAAATCGGTATGGATGTGGTGCGTGAGCACGAAGTAGAAATCACTCGCTACGCACTCAACCGTCTCAAAGAAATACCAGACATCAAAATCTACGGACCACACGATGCCACTAAACGCGGTGGCGTAATTAGCTTTAACCTCAAAGACATCCATCCCCATGACCTCGGGCAGATAATGTCCGATGCCGGTATCGCCATCCGTGCTGGCCACCACTGCTGCCAGCCCCTGATGAAAGATCTAAAAGTTATGGGCACGGCCAGAGCGAGCTTTTACATCTACAATACCTTTGAAGAAGTTGATATGTTGCTGGCTGCTCTAAGAGAAGCCGATAGGGTGATGGGTAATGTCGCTATCCGATGATCTATACAGAGAGACAATCCTGGACCACTATCACAACCCGCGCAATCACGGCAGCATAGAAGGCGCAACCGAAGTCGAGGGGACCAATCCTCTTTGCGGCGATGAGCTTACTTTGTACCTCAAGGTAAATGACGCCGGGCTGATCGAAGACATCAAGATGAATGCTCACGGCTGCTCGATTAACACTGCATCTGGCTCGATGATGTCAGAGGCAATCATGGGTCAGACTGTGGAGCGCGCCAGAGAGATTATCGACACTTTTAAGACGATGATGCTTACCAAAGAAGACACAGAAGCCATGGAAGACGACCTGGAAGACCTGGAAGCTTTGCGTGGTGTCAAGAAGTATCCGGTGCGCATCAAATGTGCGCTTTTGCCCTGGAATACACTATTGCAGGGTCTCGACACAGTTAAGAAATAGAGGTTGCATCAATGTCCACTTTGCATGAAGATCTGGTCTATGAAACACTGAAAGAAGTGGTGGACCCTGAACTTGGCATCAGTGTTGTCGACCTCGGCCTGATTTACGAAGTAAAAATTGAAGATGGCTCCAAAGTAGATGTCAAAATGACACTGACATCACCGGCATGCCCCGTGGGCGCAGTAATCCAGGCTCAATGCCATCAAGCCATCAAAAAACTGCCCTGGGCTAAAGACGTCAATGTCGGACTGGTCTGGTCGCCACGCTGGGATCCCCGCACCATGGCATCTGAGGACGCTCGCATGGAGCTTGGAATCCTCTAGTCAGGTGCGACCTTTACGATTTGCTTTAACTTCAATTTTAGACATACCCTTTAATGACACCAGGCATCCAGCTTAGTACACTGGGGATATGCCAAAAACCGTAATTCATGACCATGATGGTCACGTCGATGATCTGCTCAGTTGCATTTTGCTCTGGTTAAGCCCAGAGATCGATTTGCAAGCTGTTGGTATTACCAATGGTGACTGCTATGCGCCACAGATTTTTGAAGCGACACAAAAAATAGCAACCTTACTCGACATTGATGGGCCAGAGATTGCGCTGACCGAGGACGAGATCCCAAATCCGTTCCCAGATAACTGGCGTCGCGAGTCATATATCATCAATGAATTGCCGCTCTTCCGCGACAACTACCTCAAAAAGACTTATCAACAGGGCAAGCCACGCCGCATTGATTCGGTATTCCTTGACTGCCTCTCCAACAGCCGCTCGCCACTGACGGTGGTATCAACTGGTCCACTGACCAATATGGCCAAGCTCCTGGAGAAGCACCCAGAGCTAAAAGAAAAAATCTCCGAATTTATCATCATGGGCGGAGCCATCTCGGTCAAAGGCAATGTCGAAGAAACAGGTCACGACGGCTCTGCCGAGTGGAATGTCTATGCTGACCCACTGGCTTTTAAACAGATAGTCGACAGCAAAGTGCCAATCAAATTGATCACACTTGATCTGACCAATGAGATGCCAGTTACCAAAGACTTTTTAGGCAAACTCGAAGCCCAGTCAGAGCACTCCAAGGCCTCAGCCCTGGCAGCCACACTGTGGTCACTGGTCAAAGGCTTTGACTATTATTTTTGGGATACGATTACAGCCGCTGTAGCTATCGAGCCCAGTCTGTTTACCTTTAAGGATATAAAAATCGACGTATCCACCTCGGGCAAAACAATGGGTCGCACCAACCAGGCGCTTTTTGGTCGCAAGGTGCAAGTCGCAACCCAGGTCAACAAACAGGGCTTTGAAGACCTCCTACTCAGCACTCTGTCGATTAGATAGACTCTTGACTTCTCGCAAAAGTAGGGTAAGCTAGCCTGACTTACTACCGAGCCATTTTGGCTTTGCTTTGCCCTAAAAACCATGCAAAAACCTGAGCGGTCTAAACTTCAGACCATTCAAAACTGGCAGCGCGCTTTTAAAACAAAAGTGCTCGATAATCCCAAATACATCTGGTACAGACGAGGTGTGTATGGCATTACTTTTGCTTATGCGCTCTTTCTGGCGGTGCAAAGCACGCCCTATTATGGCGAGATAGGCAGTGCTGATGCCGCATACAAGCGCGGCGATTATCCTCTAGCCGAACATCATCTCAAGCGCGCCTACAGCGAATGCCAAAAGTTTGGCGCTAACTATCTGTCAGACAAACGCACAGTGAGAGCGACAAACAACCTCGCCGAGCTATACCGCGAGCAGGGTCGTTATCGTGAGGCTGAGCCGTTTTACAAATTGACCATCGAGTCAGCCAAGGTCAACTTTGGTCCAAATCGCCCAGAGACAGCCGTTATCCACAATAATTTTGCCGCCTGCCTGCGCGAGATGGGGCGCTTTGATGAGGCCGAGAGCGAATACAAAACATCAATTGATCTCTGGCAAAACAAAGTCAAACAGCCAGACTCAACGCAATACGCCAAACTACTCGCTGGCTACGCCAAACTCAAATGCGAGCGCGGTGACTATCAAGAGTCGCTCAAACTCTACAATCAAGCCCTTGGCATAGTACAAAAAAACATGGGCAAAAACGATGTCCAAAACGCCTATCTGCTAGCAAACATAGGCAGGGTCTACCTCGACACCAGAGACATGGATAAGGCAGCAGAGTACTACAAAGCAGCTGAGAAACTGGATCTGGCTGCCTTGGGTAGCGATCATCCAGACACAGCCTGCGATTACAACAACCTGGCATCACTCTACCGTGAGCAGGGCAAATACCCCGAGTCCGAGCAATACTTTGCCAAGACTCTCAAAGTACGGCTGGCCAAACTCGGACCAAACCACAGGCTGACAGCCAAAACACTGATGGGTATGGCAGAGCTTAAGCGACTGCAAAAAGACTATGCGGCAGCACAAAAACTAGCACTACAAGCCCTCGCCATCCAAAAAAAAACTCTGCCGGCTGAGCATCACGAGATAGCTGACTGTGACAACATCCTGGGCTCAATCTATCAAGCCCAGGATAAGCCCAAAGAGTCGGTGGCATACTACCGCCAGGCTCTTGCCATCCGCACCAAACTCTTAAATGTTGGTCATCCTGACATAAAAATAACGGAAGACAACCTCAATCAGGTGCTCAAACTGGCACAAAAGCCTCAATAATTTATTAGGGAAGGCGAAAGACGCCTGCGTACAGGCTATGATCAATGCATCTAAGGTTGCTCAAGGTGCATTATGTTTGGAATGAAGAAATCAGGTCCCACAGAAAGCGATGTCAAAAAAGCGCTCTCCACAGTCATGGACCCCGATCTCAATATCGATATCGTCACACTCAATTTTATTTCTGACATCAAAATCACTGGCAGCAAAGTCTTCTTTAAGCTGACACTGACCACTCCGGCTTGCCCAGTCAAAGAAAAACTGGAGCAAGAGTGCAAAGACGTCGTAGGACAATTGCCTGGCGTCGAAACAGTAGAAATGGAAACAACAGCTCAAGTAGCTAACCAGAAGAAAAATGCAGGCAAAGAGCCAATCCCCGGTATCCGTCACCTCATAGCTGTGACATCAGGCAAGGGCGGCGTTGGCAAATCGACAGTATCGGTCAACCTGGCTGTGGCTCTAGCCAAGCTCGGTGCCAGAGTCGGCATCCTCGATGCTGACATCACCGGACCAAACGTACCAATCATGATGGGTGTTGCTGACTACGAGCCCCAGGCTAAAGATTCACGCATCATCCCCGCCGAAAACCACGGCGTCAAATGCATCTCCATGGCGTTTTTTGTACCCAAAGACACACCGCTTATCTGGAGAGGACCAATGCTCGACAAAGGCATCAAGCAGTTTTTGCGTGATGTTGAGTGGGGCGAGCTTGATTATCTTATCGTCGACATGCCACCAGGCACTGGCGATGCGCAGTTGACCATGGCCAATAGCACCAGTCTCTCTGGCGGTGTCATTGTCACCACTCCTCAAGACGTGGCTTTGCTCGATGGCATGCGCGGTCTGACAATGTTCCAAAAGATGGAAGTACCGATTTTGGGCTTTGTCGAAAACATGAGTTATTTCCAGCCTGCTGGCTCCAGCGAGCAGTATGAAATATTTGGACGCGGCGGCGGTCGCAAGCTTGCCGAAGAAAGCGAAGTGCCCTTCCTCGGTGAATTGCCACTCGACCCAGCTGTACGCATAGGTGGCGACAATGGCGTGCCAATTGTGGCAGCCGATCCTAATAGCCCAGTAACACTGGCCTTTATGGAAATCGCCAAAAAGGTAGCAGCACAAGTGAGCATCCATAATCATGCAGCGCTAGCGGCTGTATAAATTGAGGCGCTTACAGCTCAAAGCTCAAGGTGCGCGTCTTAAGGCTTGATGTTTATTTGCTATGACCGGGTCGCTTAAGGAAGTCGATGAACTGCGAAAATTGCGATCTTGAAATTGGCGACACTGATGCAGCGTCAGGCCAATCAGCTAAGTGGAATTGGAATTTTTGCCCCGAATGTGGTGTCAATCTGGCACCACTAAAAAAGCTGGTAAAACCCAAACCAGGTCAGAGCGAAGAATCAAAAGCGAAGGCTAAGAAGCCCACCATCCGCGAGATGGTGCTCGATGTCGTAGTCAGACAGGCACTTGTTACCCCCAACTGGCTCAATCTTTGCAAAGATCCAATGGAAGTAAATGGCATCACTGTATCTGATGTCAAAAAGGAACTTTTTAATCGCGGTTATCGCACCGATGGTGATGGCTTGCCGGTTAAGCTCGCAGACAAAGCCGACTTGCGTGGTATCGAAGACAGCAATGTCGTAGCTTTTAACGCCAGACTGCATCAAAATGGTGGCAATGGCGGTGGCACAGACCATGACGCAGGCAGCATCGGACCGGCTCAGATAGACGCACTTAATAAGCGCTTGGAGGCACTCGCCACCGAGCCTAATTTGACCGATGAGCAGAGACTGGAGCTTAAGGAAGCAATGGGTCAGCTGGAAATGCTGGCTATCAATCTAGCCAACTTACTCAAGAAATAAATTCGCAGTCTCATATAGTAATTTCACTACTTTACGAGCGCCAAAATCGGGCTATGATATAGGCCGTCAGCGTCCGGTAATTATTTAGCCAAACCTGCGCCCCGTCCCGCTTTAGCTAAAAGCTCAAGACACCGCCAATACCACCACGAGTAGATATACAATCCATGCTCAAGAGTATACAGATTAGAGATTTTGCTTTGATTCACAGCACGACAGTGCACTGGACCAAGGGACTTAACGTCCTCACCGGAGAGACCGGAGCAGGCAAATCGATATTGATTGATGCCTTGAGCGCAGTGCTGGGTGGTAAGTTTGCCGCGTCAATCATCCGTCCGGGCGGAGACAAAGCCTCCATCGAGGCTAGCTTTGAGGCCAGCCCCCAGGTGATGGCCTGGCTCAAGCAACAAGAGCTGCTCGATGAGGACAATACTGAGCTTATCGTCGCGCGCGAGATCACCAAGAGCGGCTCAAAAGTACGTATCAATGGCACCCTGGTCAATAACAGCCTGCTTGGTGAGCTTAGAGCGATGTTGCTCACTGTCCACGCCCAGCACGAAGCACGCACACTGATGACACCAGCCAGCCAGATGGAGCTACTCGATGGACTCGGCGGCGAGGCTCACCTCAAGCTACTCGATAAAGTGCGCTCACTATATGCTCGCCACAAAGATCTTGCCGAAGAGCTAAATTCACTGACCATGTCCGAAGAAGACAGGCTCAGGACACTTGATTTTTCTAGATTTCAGCTGGGCGAGCTAGTCGATGCCGAGCTACTTAGCGATGATGAAGACAAAGAATTAGAGCGCGAAATAAGCGTGCTCGTCAATGCTATAGATTTGCAGAGTCAATCACTAACAGCACAAGAATGTCTCAGCGGTGGTGATACCACAGATGATACCTGTGCCATGGACTTAATCCAAAAGGCTATCAGTGAAGTAGAAAAGTCAATGCGCTTTGACCCCAGTCTAGCTCCCGTGTTGGAGACTCTCGGTAGCGGTCTGGCTCATGTAGAAGAAGCAACCATCGCCCTGCGCAAATACTCTAATAGTCTTGATACAGATCCTGAGACCCTTACCGAATTAGAAAACCGGGCCAACTTACTCTCTACAATCAAACGTAAATATGGACCCACTCTCGCTGATGCCAGAGCCAAAGAGCTTGTCCTCGCCAAAGAAGTAGAAAGACTGGAAAACGGCTCACTGGAAGCTGACAAGATAAAAGAAGAGTTGAGCAAACTAAACAGCGAACTCAAAGAAAAAGCAGAAGACCTCTCGGCTCGCCGCAAGAAGCTAGCCAAAACTCTATCGAGTCAGGTAGAAGGCCATCTAAAAGATCTTGGCATGGAAAAGTGTCGCTTTGAAATCGCTTTTAATGCCCTCGAAAATTGCGCCCCCACAGGGCTCGACAAACTTGAGTTTTTAATTACACCAAACCCCGGCCAGCCGCCCCAGCCGCTCGGCAAAATTGCCAGTGGCGGTGAGCTATCACGCATTATGCTGGCGATTAAGACTATTTTTGCCAAAGCTGACCAGGTCTCTACAGTTATATTTGACGAAATCGACACCGGGCTATCGGGGCGTGTGCTCAATGCTGTGCGCGACAAACTGGCACACCTCTCCACCAGTCATCAGATCTTATGTATTACACACCAACCTATCGTAGCGGCAGTGGCTGACAACTACCTGGAAGTCAAGAAAGAGCATCGCAAAGACGATACCCTCGTCACTGTTTGCAAACTTGATGATGAAATGCGCCTAAGATCTCTGGCCGCCATGGCTAGTGGAAATGACTCGGAAGAGTCGCTCAGCTTTGCCCGCTCGCTACTTGAGCAGGCTGGTCATGTCAGACCAATGGCATAACATTAAATGCAAATCTTGAAGCGGCAATTAACATTGCGGCATAGAAGGTATTTTTGCATTGACACAGAAGCATATAGTTCAATAGAATGCGATGTTACCTCCTGACCTAACGGTTATGAGGAGCTTCCATTGGGGCGTCGCCAAGCGGTAAGGCATCTGGTTTTGGTCCAGACATTCCGAGGTTCGAATCCTTGCGCCCCAGCTCCACTTTTCGCTTTGGCGATTTCGCTCTGGTGATCAGTAGTACATAAATGCACCAAACTTAAAGATTTAGGATAAGAGTCATGGAGAAAATCAAACTGGCGGTCAATAAGCGTGACGCTAAGACCCCCAACCAGTTGAGACGGGAAGGCATCATTCCTGGCACCCTCTACGGAGCCGGTGTAGAGTCCGAAAACATCCAATTGGATGCTAAGGAATTCAGAATGTTGCCAGCTGCCGCCTACTCTCACATGCTCGAAGTCGACTATGATGGCAAAAAAGTTAACGCTATCATCCGTCAAGTACAGCGCAAGAGCACACGCGACTTTGTCTACACCGTAGAGCTATATCGCGTAAACCTGGACAAAAAGCTCACAGTTACTGTACCTCTCAAGTTTGTTGGCGATTGCCCAGCCGTCAAAGCTGGCGGTCAAATCGTAGAAAACTACCAGGAAGCCGAACTCGAGTGCCTGCCTAACGACATCCCAGATTATGTCGAAGTAGACATGACCACCATCGAGCACATGGAAGGCAGCATCCACTTTGGTCAACTCAAAGTAGATAGCAAAATCAAAATCCTCAATCCTCATGATGAAATCGTTGTTAAGGTCATCACACCTAAAGCAGCGCCTACTCCTAAGGAAGCTGCTCAGGCTGCTAAAGCCTAATTGCCACAAAGCACAAGCAAATGATTTAAACAAAAGAGTCGCAGCGATGCGGCTCTTTTGCTTTATGGCTCTTTTGTTCTTTGGCAAAAATTGGAAATAACTGGCAAGCGGGCCTAAAAGCTGGCAAGCTAAAGTAACACTCTTGTGCCAATTAGATGTTTAGAGCCGAGGGCAGTTATGTCAGGTCAAAGCCAAAAACTTGCAAAATGGTCACTTATTCTCCTGGCAGTGGTCTATTCAGTGGTGCCAAGTGATCTCAACCAGGCCCGGGCACAACAAAGCTCGTCGGAAGATGCCAATTTTAAGACCCAGCAGGGCACCCTGGACCTTACTCCGTTACCAGATGGAGATAGACCAGCGGCAGCAAAGTCTCAGGTCCTCAATGGTCAAGTGAGCCACTCAACCAGAGTGCCACAGCCAGCAGATGACAATGGACCCGCTCAAAGCCAATTGCCCACTGAACGACAAGCCTTAGACAACAATGGCACAGCAACAGTTGATCTTGGCGGCTTGATCGATATGATGCAGCGCAACAAAGCAAAAAACGTTTTTACTTCTTTGTTTAGTGCCACCATCAGGACTGACGCCACCGGTCAAACATTTACGCTGCATAACCGTCGCCCTAATTTGTCGCCAGATTATTTTCGCAAGCTCAATTACGGCGTCATCGGTCTAACGCTTATTTCTTTTTTGGATGGCAGACAATCGGTCATCACCGGTGTCTATCCCACGTGTCCAGCCGCTCTTGCTGGTATAGCACCGGGCGATATTATGTACGAGGCCAATGGTTATCGCTTCAAACCCGGTGATGATCAGCGTATCCTCTGGCAAGTCTGTGCCGGTAAAGCTGATACACCGATTGATGTGACTGTGATAAGGCGCGGTCAGCCGATTACATTTCATCTAACACGCATGAATATCGAAGACATCCAGGACACAAGAGTGCGCATACAGTACGAAATGCTACTGAGTGCCTTTGGTGCACCACAATAGTGAGTTTTATCAAAATCGACTATGAAAAACCAAGAACTAGATACTCTCGATAGCGCACTAAACAGACTTGGAGAAAACTCGGACACCCAGACTCGTCTGAATTTATTGAAGATGCTCGCGGAACATTTTCATGGACCTATAAAACCGAGTGATGGAATTAGTGATGATGAGCTAAATCAATGGAAATTACCCGAGCCGCTAAGGTGGTGGTATCAGCTTGCCGGTCGCCGGTCTGAGATACTTAGCAATCAAAATCACTTACTGCGCCCAGACAAAGAAAGTCCAGATGGTTCGAGAATCGTCGAGGATAAGAGAATACTGTTTTATAGCGAGAACCAGGGCGTCTATCTCTGGTCAGTGGGTTGGGCAGGCAATGATCCGCCAGTCTGGGGCCGGCTAAATGAGCTGAATGTGCCCTGGACCGAAGAGGGTATGACACTCTCAGAATTCTTGATAGGGTTATGCATATTTGAATCCATTATGCAGGCACCATATGGAGCGTCAGTTTCATGGATTGATCAAAACGGGCTAAGCAAGCTGACAGCTAAGCTGCCGGCCCTGCAACTGACGCCCTGGCGCTGGCCAGCGTTTCCCAATCGCTTTTACTATCATAAGGGCGCATTTATGGTTGCCACACCTAACGGTGATTTGGATGGTGCAAAATACTATTCGGTATGGATAGGAGCCAAATCAGCTCCTTCTGTTAGCTTTCTCAAAGACTTGGTTGATGACACATGGGAATATAGTCAGCTCTAAATGACCAATTCATTTTGCCGATACTTTTGAAGCTGCCATTGGAATAGCGGCAGACGAATACTATGAAATGGAAAGAATCACTCGCAAATGTACCGAGCAAATTTTGCGACTGATTTGCAGGCATGGCATCACACTTTTAATTTAGCCGCCATAGGTTTGACATGACTCAATTTTATATTGAGCCATCGGACACCTACCTTACTAAATTTTCTTGACTGAGGTCCCCACCATGCCTACATCAGTTTTTGAAGTACTAGAAAAAAACACTCTTGCTGCAAATAGCCCCTGCAGTGCCAATCTAGCTGTAGAAAACCAGAGCGGTGTAAGCCAGGCAGACAGGACAAAACCAGCTCCGCAAAACAACTGCAGCGCGCTCGATATGCCGAGCATACAAAACTACGACAAACCAGCTAGTGGCGGCTATATGGCTGTAGCTCGCGAAATCGCAAACGGCGTCATAGACGAAGTAACCAATCACCCGGGCCGTGTGGTGGGCAACGTAGCGATGGGGGTAGCGGTAGGAGTGGGAGCCGCGCTGGTAGCGCCGGAAGTAGCAGTGGGTGCAGCGGCTGTCGGTATTGGAGCGGCAGGTTACGCGGCATACAATAACGTTAAAGACTGGTACAACTCTGCTAAAGCAGTAGCGGCACCGGAAGGACGCTCAGACAAAGAGCTAGAGCAAGCAAAGGCAACCCTCCAAAATATAGGCAGAGGCACCACAGATATAGTAGCAGGCGGCATCGCCGGAGCCGGAGCAGCTTTTGGGACGGCAGCGGCCAAAAACTTGGTAGTAGGCTCGCTCCACAGCGTAGTCGATGTGGTCGAAACAACAGCATTGCGTGCCATGACCGGCAAAATGGTGCCCTACACTTACTACGTGGGCGCATCCCCCATGAGTCGTGCCGGAGTAGCTGTCGCTGCCGACCAGCTGCCCCAGGTATTGACCCATCAAGGTACGCGCAAAGCCCAGAGCTGGTAAGACACTACATACAGTGGCAACAAAACCACCTCCACAGCAAAACACCCCTTGCCCAGTGCGCCACCGCCTGCGATGCCATCCCGCAGCCGACCAGAGCCGCTATTACGCCACCATTTATAATACCGTTAAGCAGAGTATAAGCGGCTGAGCCATAGCCGGGTCCGTAAATCAAAAATACGCCTTTTGTGCCCGGTTATAATCCGCGCGCCAAGGCGCAGGCACACTTGACAAGTAAATTTAATAAAAGTCTTTGAGGGGGCAATGCCCAACCCAGACAGGATAATGCCACACCCAAGGGGCTACATAAGGGTCAAATACCGTACGGCGGGGCCCAAGTCTCATACAGGTGGGTATATAGACTGAGGTATAAGAAGCGGCGCGACACACCGCACACCGGGGACCAAATGGGCGACAAGAACACTGGCGACAAATCTGTGATTGCGGCTAAGGACAAAGCCGCAGACAAAAACACAGATACACCCAGTGTCAAATCATCAGAGCTGATGGACAAGTCAGCTCTGCCTATCTTGCAGCAGCAACGCACGCCCGAGAGCAGTCATCTACACAAAGTAGAAATGTTTGACTCACAAAAAGGCGACAAAACTCAATCCACTCCAACAGCAGATAAGTCGCCAAAAACGCATTTAGTCCAAAGGAACGAAACACTGGGCGAAATTGCCCAAAAGGCAGTCGG comes from the Candidatus Obscuribacter sp. genome and includes:
- a CDS encoding Mrp/NBP35 family ATP-binding protein, with the protein product MKKSGPTESDVKKALSTVMDPDLNIDIVTLNFISDIKITGSKVFFKLTLTTPACPVKEKLEQECKDVVGQLPGVETVEMETTAQVANQKKNAGKEPIPGIRHLIAVTSGKGGVGKSTVSVNLAVALAKLGARVGILDADITGPNVPIMMGVADYEPQAKDSRIIPAENHGVKCISMAFFVPKDTPLIWRGPMLDKGIKQFLRDVEWGELDYLIVDMPPGTGDAQLTMANSTSLSGGVIVTTPQDVALLDGMRGLTMFQKMEVPILGFVENMSYFQPAGSSEQYEIFGRGGGRKLAEESEVPFLGELPLDPAVRIGGDNGVPIVAADPNSPVTLAFMEIAKKVAAQVSIHNHAALAAV
- the recN gene encoding DNA repair protein RecN, with the translated sequence MLKSIQIRDFALIHSTTVHWTKGLNVLTGETGAGKSILIDALSAVLGGKFAASIIRPGGDKASIEASFEASPQVMAWLKQQELLDEDNTELIVAREITKSGSKVRINGTLVNNSLLGELRAMLLTVHAQHEARTLMTPASQMELLDGLGGEAHLKLLDKVRSLYARHKDLAEELNSLTMSEEDRLRTLDFSRFQLGELVDAELLSDDEDKELEREISVLVNAIDLQSQSLTAQECLSGGDTTDDTCAMDLIQKAISEVEKSMRFDPSLAPVLETLGSGLAHVEEATIALRKYSNSLDTDPETLTELENRANLLSTIKRKYGPTLADARAKELVLAKEVERLENGSLEADKIKEELSKLNSELKEKAEDLSARRKKLAKTLSSQVEGHLKDLGMEKCRFEIAFNALENCAPTGLDKLEFLITPNPGQPPQPLGKIASGGELSRIMLAIKTIFAKADQVSTVIFDEIDTGLSGRVLNAVRDKLAHLSTSHQILCITHQPIVAAVADNYLEVKKEHRKDDTLVTVCKLDDEMRLRSLAAMASGNDSEESLSFARSLLEQAGHVRPMA
- a CDS encoding 50S ribosomal protein L25 codes for the protein MEKIKLAVNKRDAKTPNQLRREGIIPGTLYGAGVESENIQLDAKEFRMLPAAAYSHMLEVDYDGKKVNAIIRQVQRKSTRDFVYTVELYRVNLDKKLTVTVPLKFVGDCPAVKAGGQIVENYQEAELECLPNDIPDYVEVDMTTIEHMEGSIHFGQLKVDSKIKILNPHDEIVVKVITPKAAPTPKEAAQAAKA
- a CDS encoding PDZ domain-containing protein, whose translation is MSGQSQKLAKWSLILLAVVYSVVPSDLNQARAQQSSSEDANFKTQQGTLDLTPLPDGDRPAAAKSQVLNGQVSHSTRVPQPADDNGPAQSQLPTERQALDNNGTATVDLGGLIDMMQRNKAKNVFTSLFSATIRTDATGQTFTLHNRRPNLSPDYFRKLNYGVIGLTLISFLDGRQSVITGVYPTCPAALAGIAPGDIMYEANGYRFKPGDDQRILWQVCAGKADTPIDVTVIRRGQPITFHLTRMNIEDIQDTRVRIQYEMLLSAFGAPQ